A single window of Pseudomonas lijiangensis DNA harbors:
- a CDS encoding bpX5 domain-containing protein encodes MLLLPWTWKRRVETLEPRAAVAWGEVARRLHKRLEQLPAGQRNRLHATASHDLLIVTGETADLPWVEGIEYAAPDAQASGLWLPTLWQPDVSAELLLQALSARYDRQPLLLWHEPTLIIALDRQLPLDLEHHLPRIQSLWGNHADT; translated from the coding sequence ATGCTTCTGCTGCCATGGACATGGAAACGGCGGGTTGAAACTCTGGAGCCACGTGCAGCGGTTGCATGGGGAGAGGTCGCCCGACGTTTACACAAACGCCTTGAACAACTGCCTGCAGGGCAGCGCAACCGGCTGCATGCCACAGCCAGTCATGATTTGCTGATCGTGACCGGAGAAACTGCCGATCTGCCGTGGGTTGAAGGCATCGAATACGCAGCTCCCGATGCTCAGGCTTCGGGTCTGTGGCTGCCGACTCTCTGGCAGCCGGATGTCAGCGCCGAATTGCTGTTGCAGGCCCTTTCTGCGCGCTATGACCGCCAACCCTTGCTGCTGTGGCATGAGCCGACGCTGATCATTGCGCTGGACCGGCAACTGCCCCTTGACCTGGAGCACCATCTGCCGCGAATCCAGAGCCTGTGGGGAAACCATGCAGATACCTGA
- a CDS encoding AAA family ATPase yields the protein MSVLLQEAILQVRTAVKVATEGLVGREQLAELIVLAAVAQEHILIVGPPGTAKSAVVRRVAQAMGGRYFEYLLGRFTEPSELFGSVDLQKLREGRVETDTTGMLPEADIVFLDEVFLGSTAILNTLLGVLNERRFRRGHTRIDCPLRVCVGAANGLPDDEGLAAFGDRFLLHLFVDSVPDHQLEAMLAGGWQSERRPIEQLLNLSQLDVLAQAACNVDLNEVRPALASAIRSLREAGLHLSDRRIVKSQRLIAAAAALNGRSQASEADLWPLLYVLPTQEAQQHGREVLRALFSISASSHLFSAVEEATLQPLSRLSRLIEAATDCLSKEASTVVAERESLLREIDANFTGDNLPEELQTLRSRLAGHTSFAP from the coding sequence ATGAGCGTCTTGTTGCAGGAAGCGATCCTCCAGGTCCGTACGGCAGTGAAAGTGGCTACAGAGGGACTGGTCGGTCGTGAGCAGTTGGCAGAGCTGATCGTACTGGCCGCTGTCGCTCAGGAACACATCCTGATTGTTGGTCCACCGGGTACAGCCAAAAGCGCAGTTGTGCGTCGAGTCGCACAGGCCATGGGCGGTCGCTATTTTGAATACCTGCTGGGGCGCTTCACGGAGCCTTCCGAACTGTTCGGCTCGGTAGATTTGCAGAAGCTGCGCGAAGGTCGTGTCGAAACCGATACCACCGGGATGTTGCCCGAGGCTGATATCGTCTTTCTCGATGAGGTTTTCCTGGGCTCCACTGCCATCCTCAACACCTTGCTGGGCGTACTCAACGAACGACGCTTTCGACGGGGCCATACCCGAATCGATTGCCCCTTGCGGGTATGCGTCGGGGCTGCCAACGGTCTGCCGGACGATGAAGGCCTTGCCGCATTCGGGGATCGATTCCTGCTGCATCTGTTCGTCGATTCAGTCCCGGATCATCAGCTTGAAGCAATGCTTGCCGGTGGCTGGCAATCCGAGCGACGCCCGATAGAACAACTTCTGAATCTGAGCCAGCTCGATGTACTCGCGCAGGCAGCTTGTAACGTTGATTTGAACGAAGTACGCCCTGCCCTCGCCAGCGCCATTCGCAGCCTGCGCGAAGCGGGTCTGCACCTGTCGGATCGCCGAATCGTCAAATCGCAGCGACTGATCGCGGCCGCCGCGGCTTTGAACGGCAGAAGTCAGGCCAGTGAAGCCGATCTGTGGCCCTTGCTGTATGTGCTGCCTACCCAGGAGGCGCAGCAGCATGGCCGTGAGGTTCTGCGTGCACTGTTTTCCATATCGGCCAGCAGTCACTTGTTCAGCGCAGTGGAAGAAGCGACCTTGCAGCCCCTGTCACGCTTGAGCCGTCTCATCGAAGCCGCGACCGACTGCCTGAGCAAGGAAGCCTCTACGGTAGTCGCCGAGCGTGAAAGCCTGCTGCGTGAAATCGATGCCAACTTCACTGGCGACAACTTGCCAGAAGAGCTTCAGACCTTGCGCAGCCGTCTGGCTGGCCATACGTCTTTCGCACCGTGA